TGAACGGGCGCTCGCTGGCGGCAGCAGCGGTCATGCGCCGAGCCTCTCAAGCGTCGGAAAGAACTCGGGAAACGAAACGCCGACCGGCTCGGCGTCGTCGAGCGCGACTCCGCCGCCGGCAGCGGCCAGGGCTGCGACCACGGCCGACATCGCGATGCGGTGATCGGCGTGCGTGGCTACGGACGCGCCGCCCGACGGCCGCCCGCCGCACACGACAAGACCGTCTTCTTTTTCTTCAACTTCAATACCGAAAGCCCTGAGCAACGCAGCAGAAGTTGCGATACGATCGCTTTCCTTGACCCGCAGCTCCGCAGCGCCGGAAATCACCGATTCGCCGTCGGCGAACGCGGCGGCAACCGCCAGCAGCGGCAGCTCGTCGATGGTCGCGGGGATCTCGTCGGCTCCGATCCGGAATGCACGCAGGCCGGACGCGCGGCAGCGGATGGTCCCGACGGGCTCTCCGCCCTCGTGCCGTTCGATCCGGCAGTCGACATCAGCGCCCATGCGACGCAGCACTTCGAGAAATCCGAGACGGGTCGGATTCAGGCAGACGCCCTCCACCGTAACATCCGAGCCGGCAACCAGAGCCGCCGCCACAAGCAGGAACGACGCTGAGGACGGGTCTCCCGGAATCGCGACATCGACGCAGCGGGGAAGCGCCGGACCAAGGATCGAAGTGCGCAAACCCTCCGAAAAAACTTCGACTCCCATCGCAGCCAGCAGCTTCTCCGAATGGTCCCGGGTGGGGGCTGGCTCATTTATCTCGGTGCGGCCGTCGGCCTGCAGGCCGGCGAGCAGAGCCGCGCTCTTGAGCTGTGCACTCGCGACCGGAAGCGTCACTGCGGCGCCCCTAAGCCTGGCGCCGGTGATCTCGAGCGGTGCGTGGCCGTCGGACGTCCGGATGCGCGCGCCGAGCAGCTCGAGCGGAGCGGCCACCCGCTTCATCGGCCGGCGCGACAGCGAGTCGTCGCCGACCAGCGTCGCAACGAGGCCGTCCTGCCCCGCGAGGAGGCCGCTCAGCAGTCGCATCGTCGTGCCCGAATTTTCACAGTCGATCGTTCCCGGCCGACGCTCGAGCTTCATTGCGCGCCCGCGGATTCGGACCGTTGCCGGTCCGGCGCTTTCGATCGTCGCGCCGAGGCTCCTCATCGCGGCCATCGTCGATGCAACGTCGCGTCCGCTCGGCAGCCCGCGCACCACGGCTTCACCGTCGGCGGCCGCATTGAACATCACCGCGCGATGCGCAATCGACTTGTCGCCCGGCACGCTGACGCGACCGATCAGCGGACCGCGCGCCTTGTCGACGAAACGCGGGCTCGTCATCCGGCGATCTCCCGGCGCAGTTTCTGCGACGCCATGATGATCGTACGCATCGCGGCGTCGTCGCGATCGGCGACAGCATCGCGCAGATCGTCCCAGACCATGCTGAATTCATCCATCGCATCGACGATCGCTTCGCGGTTGAGCCGCGCGATGTCGATCCACATTGCCGCATCGCTCGACGACAACCTCGTCGTGTCGCGAAACCCGCCGGCAATCAGCTTCACGACTTCGTCGCGCATCACGGCCGCATCGGCGGTCGCGGCGAGCGCAAATGCAATCATCTGCGGAAGATGGCTCGACGTTGCCAGCACGGCGTCGTGATCGGCCGCTTCCATCACGGAAACTTCGGCTTCGACCGACGTCCAGAGATGCTGCATCTCGGCGACGAGCTCGGCCGGAGTATCCGCCTCGGGCGTCAGCACCACGCGGCGTCCGCGAAACAGATCGGCGTCGGCAGCGGCCGCGCCGGTCTCGGCTTTTCCGGCGAGCGGATGCGCACCGATGAACCTGGAAACCAGCCCGCGGCGGCGCGCCTCGGTCAGGATCGGCTGCTTGACGCTTCCGACGTCGGTGAAAACCGCAGTCTCGGGCGCGTGCTCGGCAAGCTCGTGCAGCTGTGACACCGCCGTGAAGACCGGCGTCGCGACGACCACCAGATCCGCTCCTTCCAGCGCCTTGAACGTGTCGGTGCGCGCCTCGTCGATCAGGCCTCGCTGTTCGGCAAGCTTGAGGTTCTCGATCGATCGCCCGCAGCCGACCACGTGCGAGAAGAGCCCGCGCTTCTTGCCGGCACCGCCGAGCGACGCACCGATCAGGCCGGTGCCGACGATCACGCATCGCTCGAAGCGCTCTCTCATCGCCTTGCGCCTTCGATGCCGCGGGCATCGGCCATACCGTCGTGAACCGCTTCGAGTTGTCCGCCGGCACCGTCGAGCACCGTCGCAAGCGCAGCAATCGCGCGCTCGTCTTCGGCCGGCGTGCCGAACGTGATGCGGATGTGATCCGCAAAACCGTACGCGTCCATGGGTCGTACGATCACGCCGAGACGCAGCAGCCGGTCGGTCACGTCCGCGCCGCGCCCGACCTTGACGAGCACGAAGTTCGCATGCGTCGGTACCGCTTCGAGCCCGAGACGCCCGAAGGCCGCAGCCCACCTCGCCTTGCTCTCGCGCACGAGACGCCTGGAGGCCTCGACGTGCTCGACGTCGTCGAGCGCCGCTGCGGCCGCGACCTGCGCGAGCAGATTGACGTTGAAGGGCTGGCGAAGCCTCGCCATGCCATCGATCATTTCGAACGAGCCGGCGCCGTACCCGATGCGCAGCCCGGCGAGCCCGTGAATCTTCGAGAACGTGCGCGTGACCACCAGCCCCGGATGACGCTCGAGATACGTCATGCCGTCCGGGTAGAGCTCGTCGTCAACGAACTCGAAGTACGCTTCGTCGAGCACGACGGCCACGTGGTCCGGAACGCGGGCGAGAAAACGCTCCCATTCCTGGCGTCGCACGATGGTGCCGGTCGGATTGTTCGGATTGGCAACGAAGATGACTCGCGTGCGCGGCGAGATCCGCTCGGCCATGGCGTCCAGGTCGTGCTCGAAGCCCCTTGGTGGGACGCGAACGGCGGTGGCACCGACCGCGATGGTCACGAGCGGATAGACGAGGAACGCATCCGCGGAGAACAGCACTTCGTCACCGGGCCCGGCGAGCATCCGGCAGACGAGCTCGAGGATCTCGTTCGATCCGTTGCCGAACACGAGCCGGCGGGGGTCCAGGCCAAGCTGGCCGCCCAGCTTCTCGGCGAGCACGACCGCACCGCCGTCCGGATAACGGTGGATGCCGGGAAGCGCCTGCGCGAGCGCCGCGAGCGCGAGCGGCGACGGGCCGAGCGGATTCTCGTTGGACGCGATCTTGATCGAACCGCTGATCCCCAGCTCGCGTTCGACCTCTTCGATCGGCCTCCCCGGCTTGTACGGCGTCAGCGAACGGATCCTGTCGGGAATCGGAGGTCCGGACATCCCGCGGCAATACCGCGAATTTCCCTCTGACTCGAACGGGAGCTACCCACAGGTCGACCTGTGACGTACGGAACAGCCGATAGAAACGTACGGAACAGCCGCTCGTGACGTACGGAACAGCCGCTCGTGACGTACGGAACGGCCGCTCGTGACGTGACGTACGGAACGGCCGACAGACACGTACGGAACAGCCGATGGATACGAACGCAGCGGCTGCCAGGAACATGCTGGGAACAGCCTGCGGTTGCGCTTGCAGCGTTGTTTCTTGAAACAGTGCGGACGATCGCACAAGAGATTGCACGCGGGCACGGCAACGACTTACGCGCGTGACCGGCAAACGACCAGATTGCAGCAGAAGGAGGATCGAGCGTCATGGCCAAAGGTGTCGAGAAGAAAGCGACGAACAACAAGACCAAGCTGAGCATCAAGGAGAAGCAGGCCAAGAAGAAAGAGAAGCAGGCAGCCAAGGGCAAATAGCCTCTCCGCAAGTTCCCTCCAGCGAGTGAATGCCCAGTTGCGCGCCGCGTGCTGCCGCGCAATCGCGCACTCTTGCGTTCCAGCGACTTGGATGTCTACGACGGTTGCGGAAAACGCCGTGACCGCACCACCTGCCAAGACGTCCGCGCAAAAACTCGCTGCGCTTCGCGAGGCTTTCGTCGAAGAGCCCGAGGCCACCGGCCAGCCCGCGGTCGACGAGCGTACTCGCTCCAACATGGAGGTCTTCTTCCTCGGCGGCCTCTTCGTGCTGGCGCTGCTGGCCGCACTCGATGCGGCCAGCGCGGTCGTATTGCCGACCGTGCTTGCGTTCATGCTCAAGCTGCTGCTGCAGCCGACGGTCCGCGTGCTCGAGCGGGTACGTATTCCGCGCCGCATCGGTGCGCTCTTCGTAATGTTCGCGGCAGCAGGCGTTCTTGGAGGACTGGTCACCGCGCTGTCGGTCCCGGCGGCTGCATGGACGGCACGCCTGCCGCAGGTCGTTCCGCGCGTCGAAGCCCAGATGGTGGCGCTCACGCGGCCGATCGGCGCGCTGCAGAAATTCATCCAGCGCGCCGAGCAGGCCGGCGGTGCGGCCCCCAAAGCACAGCCCGTCGCCGTCGTGAACGATTCCAGCCTGGGCAGTACGCTGTTCGAAGGCACCAGGGTCGTGCTCGACGGCATCGTTACGACGATTGTGGTCCTTTATTTCCTGCTGGTCGCCGGAGACACGTTCCTCCGGCGTCTGGTCGAGCTGCTGCCGAAGTTCAGCGACAAGAAGCACGCGGTCGAGATCTCCCAGCAGATCGAAGCCGACATCTCGGCCTATCTGGTCACGATCACGGTCATGAATGCGGGCGTCGGAGTCGCTACGGCCGTGACGATGTGGGCGTGCGGACTGGGCGATCCCGTGCTGTGGGGAGCAGTGGCGTTCCTGCTCAACTACATTCCGATCGTCGGTCCGCTCGTGGCGACCGTCATGTTCTTCGTCGCCGGCCTCGTGATCTTCGACGATGCGTACTCGGCGTTCCTGCCGCCCGCCGTCTACTTCGTCATCCATCTGATCGAAGGCGAAACGCTGACGCCGATGCTGGTCGCGCGCCGCTTCACGCTGAACCCCGTGCTGGTGATCCTGTCGATCGTGTTCTGGTTCTGGATGTGGGGAGTTCCCGGCGTCGTGCTCGCGGTGCCGATGCTCGCGATCGCCAAGATCATCTGCGACGGCGTGCGCCCGCTGATGCCGCTCGGGCATTTCCTGGGCGGATAGCGACCGATACTCCGGGCGCCACGGGACGTTCTAGTCCCAGTGGATTCCGTCGGCCGAGTTCAGGATGCGTCCTCCGATTCCGACGACGACGAAGATCCCCTCGCCATATGTCACGCTCTGGAGATGCCGGTCGGTGGTCGAATCGGTGGGGTAAAAGCTCAGCTCCGCGGTCGACGTCAGGATCGTGCCGGTATCACCGACGGCCACGTAGCGACCGCCTCCGTACTCGACGTCGCGCAGGGTTTCGCCGAGCGGCGGCTCGACCAGCGACCAGTCCACACCGTTCGGCGACGAGACGATGACGCCGTCGCGGCCGACCGCAAGAAAGCGGCCGCCGCCGTATCCCACGCCGAACAGGTCCTCACCGGTTGCGGAATTGCGCACTGCCCAGTGGCTGCCGTCCTGCGACGTCAGGATCGTCCCGCCATCGCCTACCGCGACGAAGCGATCCTCTCCGAATGCGACGTCCTGGAGGTTGCGCGAAACCGGGCTGTCTTCGGAATCCCACGCTCCGGCATTCGGCGAAGTGAAAATGTTTCCCTCGTCGCCGACCACGACGAACGTCCCGTTCCCATACGTAACGCCGCGCAGGATGTGGCTGGTGGTGAGAAAGTCGATGAACCAGTGCGACGAATCGTCCGACGTGGCGACTACGCCGCCGCTGCCGACCGTGACCCATTCGCCTTCGCCGAACACGACGGACTGGAACGTTCCCTCGCCGTCGGAAGCCTGCTCGCGGAAGTCGTGGCCGTCGGTCGAATTGGCGATCGAGTAATGCTGCCCGGACGCAACGAAGACTCCGTCCGCGAACGAGACGGCGAACAGGTCGGGCGGCCAGTCGTCGCTGAACGGGTCATCGTCTCCGCCGCAGGCGAAGAGCTGGAAAGCCAGTACTGCAAGGAATGCGGAGCGTGCGAGCTTCATTGGCTACCCCCGGATGCGGGGCGGACTATCGTCTATTTCGTGGCGTACTCCAAATTTTTTCCGGTACGCGGCGAACAAAGGTTCGACACCGTCGGCATCGAGACCGAAGTCCGCGAGCCGGTAGCGATGCTGCCCGTGTTTGTGTTGTGGATTACGTTTCTTCGTCGCGATCATGCTTCGCTCGGCGTCCGGGGTCAGCCGAAGCCCCAGGCCCGCGTACAGCTCCCCGACCGTGCGGACCGGGTCGTCGATCAAGTCGTAATACGACACGTCGAGAAATCCTTCGTCGCGGGCCTGTTCGCGAACAGCCATGCTGCGCGCCAGCAGCCGGCCGATCTTGCGCGACCAGTGGTCGCCGACTTCCGCCCGTGGAACGTCGTCGCTGAACACTCCACGCCCGTGCCAGACCATGCTGCAGAACGACGCGAGCGTGCGGGCCGGGTCGCGGTGCGTCTGCACGATCTGCACACCGGGAAACACCCTGCGCAGCACGTCGAAGTATTCGAGATGGTGCGGGGTCTTCAGCACGAACCGCGACGGACCGTGGTGGTGCGCAAGTATCGCGAGCAGCGTGCGGAAATCCTCGTATGCCGCCGTGTGGTCCTGGGTTTCGAGCCAGCTCGCATAAGTCGGCACGTGAAGCGTGGCTTCGGGGGTCGTGCTCATGAACGTGCAGTCGAGCAGCAGGACGTCCTCTTCGGGAGCCGACGCTTCGACCGGATGGATCGCGAAGAACGCAGGCGCCATGTAGGCGAGCGCACGCTCACTCGCCCTGGCCTTGGCATATCGCGTGTCGACCTTCAGGCGGCCGCCGGAAGGAATGGGCGCCATTCCCTCCCACGACAACACGGCTCGAAGACGCGGATCGCTCGCGAGCAGCCGATGCAGCATCGTCGTGCCGGTGCGCTGGAGCCCGGCGATGACGACGGGCGGCGGCAGCTGCGACTGCAGAATCTGCGGGTGGCGAACGACGTAGTCGCGCATGCGCAGCCGCGTCGCGAGCGCCGCGACCAGGCGCGCCTTCGTGATCAGACGTCCGACGGTGTGCAGCCGCGCCTCGCTCTCGAGCGAATCGAGCAGCACGGCCAGCGGCACGCGAAAGCGTTCGTCCCCGAAATCGCTGAGCCCGGTGCTGCGCCGCGCCGCACGGATGAGCTCGTCCTCCGACCAGCGGCCGGCGCCTACGCCAAGCCCGCGCAGCCGCTCTCCGATCGAATTGACGAGCCGGATCGCACGCGGTCGATACGGCCGTGCACGATCGAAGTCTGCCGTGGTCATCGCTGCGGCAGTCGCTCGAGGTCCGCGAGCTTGACGACGCGCGTCTCGGGAACGGGATTGACCTCGGCGCGCACCCATCGAAAGCACATCGTGCCGAACGTGTGGCCGGCGGTCTCGAGCCAGTTGTCGACGTGAGCTCCCGGATTGCGAGCCGTAACCACGATGCGAAGGCTGCCGTCGGCCTCGAGCTTTGCGCTCGCCTTGTTCAGCGTGATCCTGTGGTAGCGGTAGTCGAGTGATTCCATCCAGTAGTTGTTGAGCTGGAAGTTCCAGTACTCGCAGTCGGGCGGCGTGGTCTCGATGACGAGCGCTTCATCATCGGCCAGCTCCCAGTAGCTGTGGTAGTACGCGATGTTCGGATCGCCGCCGAACATCCGCGACAGATCCGGATCGAAACGCGGCAGCGCGTTGGCGTGAGCACGAAACCCGTCGGCCCAGCCCGGGAAGATCATCGCACACGCTCCGACCAGGCTCGCGGCGCTCGCGAGGCCGCTGTCGATCGCATCCGCCGTAAGCGCGGGAGGTGCGGCCGGTCCCTCGATGCGTTCGAGCGTGAGCTCGGCGCGCGTCTCCTTCGAACGATCGAGAAAAGTCTGGCGGATGATCAGCGTTCCATAGCCGTCGCCGAGCGGCAGCCAGTTTCCGGGCCGCCTGTCGCGGCTCAGGATGAGCTCGAGCGATCCGTCGCCGGCGATGACGAGATCCTTCGCTTCGAGAAAACCGGCCGGCGGCATGCCGCCGCCCTGGCCGTAGTGTCCGACCTGCGTCGCGATGCTCAGGTACGGAACCGTGCCGCGCGTGCCGTGCAGCCGGTAGACGCAGTCGCCGTGAACAGGCGCGTTCTCGTACCAGTTGTCGGGATTGTCGGCGCCCATCTTGACGGTCTCATGGACGGCCCGCCGCAGTACCGGCGCCATCGGATCGGCAAACTCGACGAATGTCTCGAGCGCCGCGCGCACCAGGCGCGTCAGATAACGCGTACCCTCCGCGCGGCTGAACGGATCGCTTGCCGCGTCCGCCGCGAAGATCGGATCGCCGGCGCTCTTCAGCCGGTCGCAGAACTCACGCCAGCTTTCACCGGAGACGATTCGTCTCTCGGGTTCGGAGACTGCGGGCCCGGACGATGCGCTTCCGGAGGTTGTGGATTCGGTCATCGCGTTTTCCCTTCGCGGTTTCGGCACGATGCAAGGAGCGTTCGGCTCTTCTCGTAGAGTGCGTCACCCTTGGCGACGTCGAGGCATTCGTCGTCCGGCGGTTTCTCTTCGAGCACGTGAAGGTAGCTGCCGGTTTCGCCGTCGAGCCGGCGCGCCCCGGCCAGATACACGACCGGCGCCGCCGCGTCCTCCGGCGAACGGAAGAACGCCCGCATCACCGGACGCAGCAGCGGCTTCATCCAGGCCGGCGCTTCGCGCGCAATGTCGCTGTTGATCGGACCCGGGCAGCACGCGTGCACCGACGCGAGAGGTCCGAGGCGTCGCGCGAGATGCGCGGCGTACGTGCTCAGCAGCAGCTTCGAATAACCGTAGACCCGCATCCCCGTCATCGCTCCGAACGGACGGAATGCTCCGAGACCGGCAAGATCGATCGGACCCGCGCCGCGATGCGATTCGCTCGTGACGAACACGATTCGCGGCGGCGCGTCGGCCGACGGCACGACGACGCCCGCGTCGAGCAGCCCCTCGACGAGCGCAACGTTGGCGAGATAGTTGACGCCGAACATCAGCTCGAAGCCCTGCGCGGTCGGCCTGGCCGCCCGCGGAACCACGCCGGCATTGAGCACCACGATGTCGAGCTTCCTGCCTTCGCTCACGAGCCCGGCGATCAGGCGGTCGACGCTCGCCAGATCGGCAAGGTCGACGTGGCGCGTCTCGACCTGATCCGAGCCGCTCTCGCGCGCAATCCGGGCCGCGGCTTCGGTGATCCCGGAACGGCACGCGAGCACCACGCGCGCGCCTCGCTCGGCGAGACGTGTCGCGACGGCGCGTCCGAGCCCGCGATTGGCGCCGGTGATCAGTGCGACGCGGCCGTCGAGACGCTCGCCTTCGGCGAGCGGTACGATCGAGCTGGATGGCGCGCGCATCTGCCACAGGCCCTGCAGCGTCGCCGAGACCGGGTTCTTCATGCTCCTGTCAATCGTTGCCGCGCAGCGTGAAGTAAAACGTCGCTCCGTGGCCGGGGCTGCCCTCGGCCCAGATGCGGCCGCCATGCCGGCGTACGATCCGCTCGCAAATGGCGAGCCCCATCCCCTCGCCTTCGAATTCGGCGGTATGGTGAAGCCGCTCGAACGCGTGGAACAGCCGCCGGGTATGGTCCATGTCGAAGCCGGCTCCGTTGTCGCGAACGAAGATCGCGCCTTCCCGGCGGCCCATTTCGATCCGGGCCGCTTCGGTCTGACGCGTGAACTTCCATGCGTTGGCGACGAGCTCGCGCAGCAGATTGCGCACGAGCTCGGCGTCGCAGTCCTCGGACAATCCCGGAGCGATCGCGAACTCGACCTGGCGTCCGGGCTCGCTGCGCACGAGGTCGTCACAGATGGCGGCGGCGCAGCCCGACAAGTCGACCACGCGGCGCTCGAGCGGACGCACCGCGATGCGCGACAGTGCGAGCAGCGAGTCGACCATGCGCCACATGCGCGAGGTCGCCGTTCGCACCTTGTCCAGGCGATCGTGATGGTCGCCGCCGGCCAGATTGCCGAGGTCCTCCTCGAGAAGCCTCGTATAGCCTTCGATGTGGCGAAGCGGCTGACGCAGATCGTGGGAGATCGCGCGAGTGACGGCGCGCTGATCGGCGAGCGCATCCTCGAGCTCGGCCGTGCGCGCCAGCACCTTGGCCTCGAGCTGTTCGTTGAGGGAACGATTGCGCTCTTCGGCGGCGCGAAGCGCCAGGTTCTCGCGAACGGCCCGGTCGTATGCGGAGCGGGCCTGATACGCGACGAACAGCGACAGCAGCGCACCGGCGCCATCGTTGATCAGCACGAGCAGCACCGGATCGGCTCTGCCCGGCGTTCCGACGATTGCCACGACGGCCACGAGCAGCACCGCACAGACCGCACAGACTGTCGCCTGCCACGTCACGCCCCACGGCAGCACAGCCGCCGTCATCAGCATGAGGATGATATGCAGCGAAACGGTGACCGAAATGTCGTGGCGAAGCACGCCGCCGACCGCTGCAAGCGCGGCGATTCCCGACGCGAGCAGCAGCGCGGCGGGCAGCTGGTACGCCGCAAACCTAGGCTGGTAGGTCGCCACGAGGAACGCCGTCAGAACCCCGAGCGCGGTCATGCGCAGCGCGACGAAAGGAACGATCGAGCCGCTGCGGACAGTCGGATTTCCGAGGATGAACATCACGACGATGCCGATCGTCGCGAGCGCCAGCAGACGCAGCCGGATGGTCAGAGTGCGGCTGCGTTCCGCAGCCACGGCCTCTTCCAGCCGGCCTGCATGGCCACCGGATTCCATGATCGTAGTCGTAGCCAGACCCCCCGATGCAGTTTCCCGTTTCGCCGGGGCTCCGGCAACCGGGCACTTCTTCGTGAGATGGAAGTTGAAATTCCGGGGAGCCGGCGCTCGTAATTCCCGGCTCCGGGGCGGAAACCGTCGCTGTGGCCGAAGACACTGCCTTGTTCTCAAAGAATGCCCCCGGCTCTTCGTCGAGCAATCCCAGGTCTGCCGGGAGCCTGCCGCGCTGGCTCGGGTTCGACGAAAAGCCGGCACCGGCTTCTTCGAGCTATCACCTCGCGCGATTTCTCATCCTTCGCCTGCTCGGCCTGATCTACCTGACAGCGTTCGCGATCGTCCTGCTGCAGGGTCTTCCGCTGCTCGGCGAGCACGGGCTCCTTCCGATTTCGGATTTCACGGCACGAGTCGCTGCCCGGCTCGGTTCACGGCTCGATGCGTTCGAGCGACTGCCGAGTCTGTTCTGGTTTGCTTCGAGCGACTCGGTGCTGCTGGCCGGCGCGTGGTACGGGATGCTGCTCTCCCTGTTCGTGCTGTGCGGAGGCACCAACGCCGTCGTGATGGCCCTCTTGTGGGCACTGTACATGTCCTACGTGCACGTCGGCCAGGACTGGTACGGATACGGCTGGGAAATCCAGCTTCTGGAGACGGGGTTCCTCGCGATTTTCCTGTGCCCTGTCCTGTCGTGGAGACCGTTTCCCGCGCATCGTCCGCCGCCGATCGTGATCGGTCTGCTGCGATGGCTGATCTTCCGCATCATGGTCGGCGCCGGGCTCATCAAGCTGCGCGGGGACTCCTGCTGGAGAGACCTGACGTGCCTTCGCTACCACTACGAAACCCAGCCCGTGCCCAATCCGTTTTCGCGCGTGCTGCACTTTGCACCGGCGTGGGTCGCGACGCTCGGAGCGTTGTTCAATCACATCACCGAGATCGGCGCTCCGTGGCTGATGCTGATGGGCCGCGCCGCCACACGCGCCGCGGGCATGCTGTTCATCACGTTCCAGGTCGTCCTCATCGCAAGCGGCAACCTCTCGTTCCTGAACTGGCTGACCATCGTCCCTGCGC
This sequence is a window from Candidatus Limnocylindrales bacterium. Protein-coding genes within it:
- the aroA gene encoding 3-phosphoshikimate 1-carboxyvinyltransferase is translated as MTSPRFVDKARGPLIGRVSVPGDKSIAHRAVMFNAAADGEAVVRGLPSGRDVASTMAAMRSLGATIESAGPATVRIRGRAMKLERRPGTIDCENSGTTMRLLSGLLAGQDGLVATLVGDDSLSRRPMKRVAAPLELLGARIRTSDGHAPLEITGARLRGAAVTLPVASAQLKSAALLAGLQADGRTEINEPAPTRDHSEKLLAAMGVEVFSEGLRTSILGPALPRCVDVAIPGDPSSASFLLVAAALVAGSDVTVEGVCLNPTRLGFLEVLRRMGADVDCRIERHEGGEPVGTIRCRASGLRAFRIGADEIPATIDELPLLAVAAAFADGESVISGAAELRVKESDRIATSAALLRAFGIEVEEKEDGLVVCGGRPSGGASVATHADHRIAMSAVVAALAAAGGGVALDDAEPVGVSFPEFFPTLERLGA
- a CDS encoding prephenate dehydrogenase/arogenate dehydrogenase family protein; this translates as MRERFERCVIVGTGLIGASLGGAGKKRGLFSHVVGCGRSIENLKLAEQRGLIDEARTDTFKALEGADLVVVATPVFTAVSQLHELAEHAPETAVFTDVGSVKQPILTEARRRGLVSRFIGAHPLAGKAETGAAAADADLFRGRRVVLTPEADTPAELVAEMQHLWTSVEAEVSVMEAADHDAVLATSSHLPQMIAFALAATADAAVMRDEVVKLIAGGFRDTTRLSSSDAAMWIDIARLNREAIVDAMDEFSMVWDDLRDAVADRDDAAMRTIIMASQKLRREIAG
- the hisC gene encoding histidinol-phosphate transaminase, with the translated sequence MSGPPIPDRIRSLTPYKPGRPIEEVERELGISGSIKIASNENPLGPSPLALAALAQALPGIHRYPDGGAVVLAEKLGGQLGLDPRRLVFGNGSNEILELVCRMLAGPGDEVLFSADAFLVYPLVTIAVGATAVRVPPRGFEHDLDAMAERISPRTRVIFVANPNNPTGTIVRRQEWERFLARVPDHVAVVLDEAYFEFVDDELYPDGMTYLERHPGLVVTRTFSKIHGLAGLRIGYGAGSFEMIDGMARLRQPFNVNLLAQVAAAAALDDVEHVEASRRLVRESKARWAAAFGRLGLEAVPTHANFVLVKVGRGADVTDRLLRLGVIVRPMDAYGFADHIRITFGTPAEDERAIAALATVLDGAGGQLEAVHDGMADARGIEGARR
- a CDS encoding AI-2E family transporter, whose protein sequence is MTAPPAKTSAQKLAALREAFVEEPEATGQPAVDERTRSNMEVFFLGGLFVLALLAALDAASAVVLPTVLAFMLKLLLQPTVRVLERVRIPRRIGALFVMFAAAGVLGGLVTALSVPAAAWTARLPQVVPRVEAQMVALTRPIGALQKFIQRAEQAGGAAPKAQPVAVVNDSSLGSTLFEGTRVVLDGIVTTIVVLYFLLVAGDTFLRRLVELLPKFSDKKHAVEISQQIEADISAYLVTITVMNAGVGVATAVTMWACGLGDPVLWGAVAFLLNYIPIVGPLVATVMFFVAGLVIFDDAYSAFLPPAVYFVIHLIEGETLTPMLVARRFTLNPVLVILSIVFWFWMWGVPGVVLAVPMLAIAKIICDGVRPLMPLGHFLGG
- a CDS encoding sulfotransferase, with the translated sequence MTTADFDRARPYRPRAIRLVNSIGERLRGLGVGAGRWSEDELIRAARRSTGLSDFGDERFRVPLAVLLDSLESEARLHTVGRLITKARLVAALATRLRMRDYVVRHPQILQSQLPPPVVIAGLQRTGTTMLHRLLASDPRLRAVLSWEGMAPIPSGGRLKVDTRYAKARASERALAYMAPAFFAIHPVEASAPEEDVLLLDCTFMSTTPEATLHVPTYASWLETQDHTAAYEDFRTLLAILAHHHGPSRFVLKTPHHLEYFDVLRRVFPGVQIVQTHRDPARTLASFCSMVWHGRGVFSDDVPRAEVGDHWSRKIGRLLARSMAVREQARDEGFLDVSYYDLIDDPVRTVGELYAGLGLRLTPDAERSMIATKKRNPQHKHGQHRYRLADFGLDADGVEPLFAAYRKKFGVRHEIDDSPPRIRG
- a CDS encoding DUF1214 domain-containing protein; the protein is MTESTTSGSASSGPAVSEPERRIVSGESWREFCDRLKSAGDPIFAADAASDPFSRAEGTRYLTRLVRAALETFVEFADPMAPVLRRAVHETVKMGADNPDNWYENAPVHGDCVYRLHGTRGTVPYLSIATQVGHYGQGGGMPPAGFLEAKDLVIAGDGSLELILSRDRRPGNWLPLGDGYGTLIIRQTFLDRSKETRAELTLERIEGPAAPPALTADAIDSGLASAASLVGACAMIFPGWADGFRAHANALPRFDPDLSRMFGGDPNIAYYHSYWELADDEALVIETTPPDCEYWNFQLNNYWMESLDYRYHRITLNKASAKLEADGSLRIVVTARNPGAHVDNWLETAGHTFGTMCFRWVRAEVNPVPETRVVKLADLERLPQR
- a CDS encoding SDR family NAD(P)-dependent oxidoreductase gives rise to the protein MKNPVSATLQGLWQMRAPSSSIVPLAEGERLDGRVALITGANRGLGRAVATRLAERGARVVLACRSGITEAAARIARESGSDQVETRHVDLADLASVDRLIAGLVSEGRKLDIVVLNAGVVPRAARPTAQGFELMFGVNYLANVALVEGLLDAGVVVPSADAPPRIVFVTSESHRGAGPIDLAGLGAFRPFGAMTGMRVYGYSKLLLSTYAAHLARRLGPLASVHACCPGPINSDIAREAPAWMKPLLRPVMRAFFRSPEDAAAPVVYLAGARRLDGETGSYLHVLEEKPPDDECLDVAKGDALYEKSRTLLASCRNREGKTR
- a CDS encoding ATP-binding protein; amino-acid sequence: MAAERSRTLTIRLRLLALATIGIVVMFILGNPTVRSGSIVPFVALRMTALGVLTAFLVATYQPRFAAYQLPAALLLASGIAALAAVGGVLRHDISVTVSLHIILMLMTAAVLPWGVTWQATVCAVCAVLLVAVVAIVGTPGRADPVLLVLINDGAGALLSLFVAYQARSAYDRAVRENLALRAAEERNRSLNEQLEAKVLARTAELEDALADQRAVTRAISHDLRQPLRHIEGYTRLLEEDLGNLAGGDHHDRLDKVRTATSRMWRMVDSLLALSRIAVRPLERRVVDLSGCAAAICDDLVRSEPGRQVEFAIAPGLSEDCDAELVRNLLRELVANAWKFTRQTEAARIEMGRREGAIFVRDNGAGFDMDHTRRLFHAFERLHHTAEFEGEGMGLAICERIVRRHGGRIWAEGSPGHGATFYFTLRGND
- a CDS encoding lipase maturation factor family protein, yielding MAEDTALFSKNAPGSSSSNPRSAGSLPRWLGFDEKPAPASSSYHLARFLILRLLGLIYLTAFAIVLLQGLPLLGEHGLLPISDFTARVAARLGSRLDAFERLPSLFWFASSDSVLLAGAWYGMLLSLFVLCGGTNAVVMALLWALYMSYVHVGQDWYGYGWEIQLLETGFLAIFLCPVLSWRPFPAHRPPPIVIGLLRWLIFRIMVGAGLIKLRGDSCWRDLTCLRYHYETQPVPNPFSRVLHFAPAWVATLGALFNHITEIGAPWLMLMGRAATRAAGMLFITFQVVLIASGNLSFLNWLTIVPALACFDDAFLAWWLPRPMLRVAREAEEAAALDISYRSHERRIARAVPVAIVAATVALLSVPVVRNLVSGHQVMNTSFNPLDLVNTYGAFGSVGRERREIVFEGTTGNPSDEHTTWREYHFHCAPTDPARRPCVISPYHYRLDWQIWFAAMAAPGDYPWTMRFVWKLLHNDPLALSLLPDNPFPTGPPRYIRARLYTYRFAPADSGRWWDRELIGDWIPPVSIEDQRLRSFLRAYGWLPTAAQ